In Elaeis guineensis isolate ETL-2024a chromosome 1, EG11, whole genome shotgun sequence, a genomic segment contains:
- the LOC105060373 gene encoding chalcone synthase 1, which produces MAKVEDIRRSQRSEGPATILAFGTATPANVFYQADYPDYYFRITKSEHLTELKEKFKRMCDKSMIRKRYLHLNEEILTENPNMCAYMAPSLDARQDVVVVEVPKLGKEAAAKAIKAWGQPKSRITHLVFCTTSGVDMPGADYQLTKLLGLRPSVNRFMMYQQGCFAGGTVLRLAKDLAENNRGSRVLVVCSEITAVTFRGPSDSHLDSLVGQALFGDGAAAIIVGADPDLAIERPLFQLVSASQTILPNSEGAIDGHLREVGLTFHLLKDVPSLISKNIEKSLVEAFTPLGISDWNSIFWIAHPGGPAILDQVEAKLGLEEEKMRATRHVLSEYGNMSSACVLFILDEMRKKSAEDGKTTTGEGLEWGVLFGFGPGLTVETVVLHSLPIAAP; this is translated from the exons ATGGCCAAGGTGGAGGACATCCGGCGCTCGCAGAGGTCTGAGGGCCCGGCGACGATACTGGCATTTGGCACTGCCACGCCGGCCAACGTCTTCTACCAGGCCGACTACCCTGACTACTACTTCCGCATCACGAAGAGCGAACACCTTACCGAACTCAAAGAGAAGTTTAAGAGAATGT GTGACAAGTCCATGATCCGGAAACGTTACCTGCACCTAAACGAAGAGATCCTCACGGAGAACCCTAACATGTGCGCCTACATGGCCCCCTCCCTCGACGCCCGGCAGGACGTCGTGGTGGTGGAGGTCCCCAAGCTCGGCAAGGAGGCCGCCGCCAAGGCCATCAAAGCATGGGGCCAGCCAAAATCCAGGATCACCCACCTCGTCTTCTGCACCACCAGCGGCGTCGACATGCCCGGCGCCGACTACCAGCTCACCAAGCTCCTCGGCCTCCGCCCCTCCGTCAACCGCTTCATGATGTACCAGCAGGGCTGCTTCGCCGGCGGCACCGTCCTCCGCCTCGCCAAGGACCTCGCCGAGAACAACCGCGGCTCCCGAGTCCTCGTCGTCTGCTCCGAGATCACCGCCGTCACCTTCCGCGGCCCCTCCGATTCCCACCTCGACAGCCTTGTCGGCCAGGCGCTGTTCGGGGACGGTGCCGCCGCCATCATCGTCGGCGCCGACCCCGACCTCGCCATCGAACGCCCGCTATTCCAGCTTGTCTCAGCTAGCCAGACCATCCTCCCCAACTCCGAGGGCGCCATCGACGGCCACCTGAGGGAAGTCGGGCTCACGTTCCATCTGCTCAAGGACGTGCCGAGCCTGATATCCAAGAACATCGAGAAGAGCCTGGTGGAGGCATTTACTCCACTGGGGATCAGCGACTGGAATTCGATATTCTGGATTGCTCATCCCGGCGGGCCGGCGATTCTTGACCAGGTGGAGGCGAAGTTGGGATTGGAGGAGGAGAAGATGAGGGCGACGAGGCATGTGTTGAGTGAGTATGGCAACATGTCGAGTGCGTGCGTGCTGTTTATACTGGATGAGATGAGGAAGAAGTCGGCGGAGGACGGGAAGACGACGACCGGCGAGGGGTTGGAGTGGGGGGTGCTCTTCGGCTTTGGGCCGGGGCTCACGGTGGAGACGGTGGTGTTGCACAGCCTTCCCATTGCAGCTCCTTGA